From a single Hymenobacter sp. YIM 151500-1 genomic region:
- a CDS encoding M43 family zinc metalloprotease, with product MQKKLLLYFLLSVSFVFGVSRPAAAQRPAVARGCAFDSVQQAEFRRDPAAERRYTTFLQQAAALAAAQARGQRPAPDVTVPVVVHIIHDGGSSNITDAQVLDALRVVNIDFSKNNPDTTAIIPAFQPIIADVGFRFRLAKLDPSGQCTTGITRTVSSLTQVGDEQVKQLVRWDPNRYVNIWVVERANGAGGYAYLPCTGGPSRDGIVVRHAQFGSIGTALAANLAVRTLTHELGHYFGLLHTWGPSNSAGQPGNCSLSDGVADTPPTTGSAPGQCDLSFAPCGVLSNVQNYMDYATCGGMFTNGQKALMRAALALTCRSTLVSPANLRATGTQDGYHNPACPPVPILQFASTPDVCEGGTVAFSADAYYAHADDATTSFQWSFPGGQPAVSTARQPRVQYRASGVYPVTLTVSTPSGSGTTTRSAAVLVNGPTTGETAPLRESFESATFPINDPAALLRNWRISAAGGAAGTNQTLRWERFSGAGAIVSDGQAGMVLRNWQLRENNVSTLTSPNINLAALPGPALLTFDRAYARLSVNDQSELRVTFSADCGRTWSAPLVYVAGTLSHTGLVTSTEYVPRTAEEWQPISIVVPAAFQGSSQFQVRLQMLNRGGNNVYLDNFRLTAIGTDANGITLFPNPLTDKSAIHFALASAQSTQVRITDMLGRLVVSSPVQVLGPGRHVLPLPRPARLMAGAYVVHLQLGAASYPIRVLVL from the coding sequence ATGCAGAAAAAGCTACTCCTCTATTTTCTTCTCAGCGTAAGTTTTGTTTTCGGGGTAAGCCGCCCGGCCGCCGCCCAGCGCCCGGCCGTGGCGCGCGGCTGCGCCTTCGACAGCGTGCAGCAGGCCGAGTTTCGGCGCGACCCGGCAGCCGAACGCCGCTACACCACCTTTTTGCAGCAAGCCGCGGCGCTGGCAGCCGCTCAGGCCCGCGGGCAGCGGCCGGCGCCCGACGTAACCGTGCCCGTGGTGGTGCACATTATTCACGATGGCGGCAGCAGCAACATCACCGACGCTCAGGTGCTGGACGCCCTGCGGGTGGTCAACATCGACTTCAGCAAAAACAACCCCGACACCACGGCCATCATCCCGGCCTTTCAGCCCATTATTGCCGACGTGGGCTTCCGCTTCCGCCTGGCCAAGCTGGACCCCAGCGGGCAGTGCACCACTGGCATTACGCGCACGGTTTCGTCGCTAACTCAGGTGGGCGACGAGCAGGTGAAACAGCTGGTGCGCTGGGACCCCAACCGCTACGTGAACATCTGGGTGGTGGAGCGGGCCAACGGCGCCGGCGGCTACGCCTACCTGCCCTGCACCGGGGGGCCCTCGCGGGATGGAATTGTGGTGCGCCATGCCCAGTTTGGCTCCATCGGCACTGCCTTGGCGGCCAACCTGGCGGTTCGCACCCTCACGCACGAGCTAGGCCACTACTTCGGCCTGCTGCACACCTGGGGGCCCAGCAACTCGGCGGGCCAACCCGGTAATTGCAGCCTCAGCGACGGCGTGGCCGACACGCCGCCAACCACCGGTTCGGCGCCGGGGCAGTGCGACTTGTCGTTTGCTCCTTGCGGCGTGCTTTCCAACGTGCAGAACTACATGGACTACGCCACGTGCGGCGGCATGTTTACCAACGGCCAGAAGGCTCTGATGCGGGCCGCCCTGGCCCTGACGTGCCGCTCCACGCTGGTGTCGCCCGCCAATCTGCGCGCCACCGGCACCCAAGACGGCTACCACAACCCGGCCTGCCCGCCCGTGCCCATCTTGCAGTTCGCGTCTACTCCCGATGTGTGCGAGGGTGGTACGGTTGCTTTTTCAGCCGACGCCTACTACGCCCACGCTGACGATGCCACTACTAGCTTCCAGTGGTCGTTTCCGGGCGGGCAGCCGGCCGTTTCCACCGCCCGCCAGCCGCGCGTGCAGTACCGGGCCAGCGGCGTGTATCCCGTCACGCTCACGGTGAGCACACCCTCGGGCAGTGGCACCACCACGCGCTCCGCCGCAGTGCTCGTCAACGGCCCCACCACCGGCGAAACGGCCCCGCTGCGGGAGTCGTTTGAAAGCGCCACCTTCCCTATCAACGACCCCGCCGCGCTGCTGCGCAATTGGCGCATCAGCGCGGCCGGGGGCGCGGCCGGCACCAACCAGACCTTGCGCTGGGAACGGTTCAGTGGGGCGGGGGCCATCGTCAGCGACGGGCAGGCGGGCATGGTGCTGCGCAACTGGCAGCTGCGCGAGAACAACGTGAGTACGCTCACCTCGCCCAACATCAACCTGGCAGCTTTGCCAGGCCCGGCCCTGCTCACGTTTGACCGGGCCTACGCCCGCCTCTCCGTGAACGACCAAAGTGAGCTGCGAGTGACCTTTAGCGCTGATTGCGGCCGTACCTGGTCGGCCCCGCTGGTGTACGTGGCGGGCACCCTCAGCCACACCGGGCTGGTGACGAGCACTGAGTACGTGCCCCGCACGGCCGAGGAATGGCAGCCTATTTCCATTGTGGTACCGGCCGCATTCCAGGGCAGCTCCCAGTTTCAGGTGCGGCTGCAAATGCTCAATAGAGGCGGCAACAACGTCTACCTCGACAACTTCCGCCTGACGGCCATCGGCACCGATGCCAACGGCATTACCCTGTTTCCTAACCCGCTGACCGATAAGTCGGCTATTCACTTTGCCTTAGCCAGCGCGCAGAGCACGCAGGTCCGCATCACCGACATGCTGGGCCGATTGGTGGTTAGCTCGCCGGTGCAGGTGCTCGGGCCTGGCCGGCACGTGCTGCCCTTGCCGCGCCCGGCCCGCCTGATGGCCGGCGCCTACGTGGTGCATCTGCAACTCGGCGCAGCGTCTTACCCCATTCGGGTGCTGGTGCTGTAA
- a CDS encoding protein-L-isoaspartate(D-aspartate) O-methyltransferase, with the protein MSTPLTDTYRHRGLRRTLVEELRRKGIRDERVLAALGTVPRHLFFEAGFQVHAYQDKAFPIGEGQTISQPYTVAYQTELLRVQAQDRVLEIGTGSGYQCCVLLELTPHVFSIEYNAVLFERTRRRLAGLHRAAHLFCGDGSLGLPQHAPFDKVLVTAGAPVIPRALLRQLRVGGALVIPVGDEHSQRMMRVVRESEEEFSREVFDEFRFVPLLGKGGWGE; encoded by the coding sequence ATGTCTACGCCCCTCACCGATACCTACCGGCACCGCGGCCTGCGCCGCACCTTGGTGGAGGAGTTGCGCCGCAAGGGCATCCGCGACGAGCGGGTGCTGGCGGCCCTGGGCACGGTGCCGCGCCACCTGTTTTTTGAGGCCGGCTTTCAGGTGCACGCCTACCAGGACAAAGCATTTCCCATCGGCGAGGGCCAAACCATTTCGCAGCCCTACACGGTGGCCTACCAAACCGAGCTGCTGCGCGTGCAGGCCCAGGACCGGGTGCTGGAAATCGGGACGGGCTCGGGCTACCAGTGCTGCGTGCTGCTGGAGTTGACGCCCCACGTGTTCAGCATCGAGTACAACGCGGTGCTGTTTGAGCGCACCCGCCGCCGCCTGGCCGGCCTGCACCGCGCGGCTCACCTGTTCTGCGGCGACGGCTCCCTAGGCCTGCCCCAGCACGCCCCCTTCGATAAAGTGCTGGTCACGGCCGGCGCCCCCGTCATTCCGCGGGCCCTGCTGCGCCAGCTGCGGGTGGGCGGCGCCTTGGTCATCCCCGTCGGCGACGAGCACAGCCAGCGCATGATGCGCGTGGTGCGCGAAAGTGAGGAAGAATTCTCCCGCGAAGTCTTCGACGAGTTCCGCTTTGTGCCCCTGCTGGGCAAAGGCGGCTGGGGAGAGTGA
- a CDS encoding redoxin domain-containing protein, producing the protein MHKMKSFLYLGALLGMANACNKNTPPTTGAATDASSYQVSGQLQNAPTGTKVYLAELGETQLVSRDTATVDDKGNFRFTGTLPEAGIYQVKINDQNQVMLALENGARVELTGNAQQLGQTYTVRGSRDSEMLQQLSRTIEQSRQQMQRLEQRFTSNSQQNRRDSLVVLQQRALDLQNQSTASLRRLVRQNPGSVVSAFVVGSMMNPDDNFTLADSVATELKKTRPDSRYTKTLVAKLEPLRTTVVGVQAPDISLPTPEGKAVNLSSLRGKYVLLDFWASWCGPCRQENPNVVAAYQKFKNKGFEIYSVSFDQDRDKWLKAIQKDNLTWTHVSDLKGWESAAGQTYGVRAIPQSYLLDPQGRIIAKNEQLRGPNLEATLASVLK; encoded by the coding sequence ATGCATAAAATGAAGAGCTTTCTGTACCTGGGGGCCTTGCTGGGCATGGCCAACGCCTGTAACAAAAACACCCCGCCCACCACGGGTGCCGCCACCGACGCCAGCAGCTATCAGGTCAGCGGGCAGCTGCAAAACGCCCCGACCGGCACCAAGGTGTACCTGGCCGAGCTGGGCGAAACCCAGCTGGTGTCGCGCGACACGGCCACGGTCGATGACAAAGGCAATTTCCGCTTCACGGGCACCCTGCCTGAGGCGGGTATTTATCAGGTCAAAATCAACGACCAGAACCAGGTGATGCTGGCCCTGGAAAACGGTGCGCGCGTGGAGCTGACCGGCAACGCCCAGCAGCTGGGCCAGACCTACACCGTGCGCGGCTCCCGCGACTCGGAGATGCTCCAGCAGCTAAGCCGCACCATCGAACAGTCGCGCCAGCAGATGCAGCGCCTGGAGCAGCGCTTCACCAGCAACAGCCAGCAGAACCGTCGCGACTCGCTGGTAGTGTTGCAGCAGCGGGCCCTGGACCTGCAAAACCAGAGCACGGCCAGCCTGCGCCGCCTCGTGCGCCAGAACCCCGGCTCGGTGGTGTCGGCGTTTGTGGTGGGCAGCATGATGAACCCCGACGACAACTTCACGCTGGCCGACTCGGTGGCTACCGAGCTGAAGAAAACCCGCCCCGACTCCCGCTACACCAAAACGCTGGTAGCCAAGCTGGAGCCGCTGCGAACCACCGTAGTGGGCGTGCAGGCCCCCGATATCAGCCTGCCCACGCCCGAGGGCAAAGCCGTGAACCTGAGCAGCCTGCGCGGCAAATATGTGCTGCTCGATTTCTGGGCTTCCTGGTGCGGCCCTTGCCGCCAGGAAAACCCCAACGTGGTGGCCGCCTACCAGAAATTCAAAAACAAAGGCTTTGAAATCTACAGCGTGAGCTTCGACCAGGACCGGGACAAGTGGCTGAAAGCCATTCAGAAGGACAATCTTACCTGGACCCACGTCTCGGACCTGAAAGGCTGGGAAAGCGCCGCCGGCCAGACCTACGGCGTGCGCGCCATTCCCCAGTCCTACCTGCTCGACCCCCAAGGCCGCATCATCGCCAAAAACGAGCAGCTCCGCGGCCCCAACCTGGAAGCCACGCTGGCGTCGGTGTTGAAATAG
- a CDS encoding acyl-CoA thioesterase: MRKQKPVKESFVRMTELVLPNDTNTLNNLMGGRMMHLMDVAAAVSAQRHSNRIVVTASVDNVSFREGIKLGNVVTLEAQVTRAFSSSMEVHINVWAEDIPSGTKFKSNEAFFTFVAVDQSGRPIDVPEAAPETEEEIRLYDGALRRRQLRLVLGGRMKPQEATELKALFEME, from the coding sequence ATGCGCAAACAAAAACCCGTCAAAGAATCCTTTGTGCGCATGACCGAGCTGGTCCTGCCCAACGACACCAACACGCTCAACAACCTGATGGGGGGCCGCATGATGCACCTCATGGACGTGGCCGCCGCCGTGTCGGCCCAGCGCCACTCCAACCGCATCGTCGTCACGGCTTCCGTCGACAACGTATCGTTTCGGGAGGGCATCAAGCTGGGCAACGTTGTGACCCTGGAAGCTCAGGTGACGCGGGCATTCAGCTCCAGCATGGAGGTGCACATCAACGTGTGGGCCGAAGACATTCCCAGCGGTACCAAGTTCAAGTCGAACGAGGCCTTCTTCACCTTCGTTGCCGTCGACCAGTCGGGCCGCCCCATCGACGTGCCGGAAGCCGCACCCGAAACGGAAGAGGAAATCCGCCTCTACGACGGCGCCCTGCGCCGCCGCCAACTGCGCCTTGTGCTGGGCGGCCGCATGAAGCCCCAGGAAGCCACCGAGCTGAAGGCCCTGTTTGAGATGGAGTAA
- a CDS encoding AhpC/TSA family protein, with protein sequence MITSLLSFWLGLMPAPPAYVVHVQLGNVAPGTTLYLTHYRDAWRTLDSAVVDAAGRCELRGELPAPIMASLKIGGQKALYQVPLHPGDELTCTLAYDKKGRARFTAQGSVGVEHWQEFREKINPYIIGVAQLPAEHRGLRQLRALVRRTPDDFLAAYLTKNYLSRQASQQPFVDSMTTVLAARQPALAETQALTQRVRTAALTEKGGEEAPDFTLPTVAGQSFTLSSLRGKYVLVDFWASWCGPCRQENPRLRKLYGQYQSRGLEIVSVSVDSDAGKWQKAVTQDQLPWPQVSDLKGWDSRPAQLYGVLAVPTTVLIDPNGRILSRNLRAEALEKRLAQLLPAR encoded by the coding sequence ATGATAACCTCTTTACTATCATTCTGGCTCGGCCTGATGCCCGCGCCACCCGCTTACGTGGTGCACGTCCAGCTTGGCAACGTGGCACCCGGCACCACGCTCTACCTCACCCACTACCGCGACGCGTGGCGCACACTCGACTCGGCCGTGGTGGATGCGGCGGGGCGCTGTGAGCTGCGCGGGGAGCTGCCTGCTCCCATCATGGCCTCGCTCAAAATAGGCGGCCAGAAGGCCCTGTACCAAGTGCCCCTGCACCCCGGCGACGAGCTGACCTGCACGCTGGCTTACGACAAAAAAGGCCGGGCCCGGTTCACGGCCCAGGGCTCGGTGGGCGTGGAGCATTGGCAGGAGTTCCGGGAAAAGATTAATCCCTACATCATCGGTGTGGCCCAGCTGCCGGCCGAGCACCGGGGCTTACGCCAGCTGCGGGCCCTGGTGCGCCGCACCCCCGACGATTTTCTGGCCGCCTACCTGACCAAAAACTACCTGAGCCGCCAGGCCAGCCAGCAGCCCTTCGTTGACTCGATGACCACGGTACTGGCCGCGCGCCAGCCCGCTCTGGCCGAAACCCAGGCCCTGACCCAGCGCGTGCGCACGGCCGCCCTCACCGAGAAGGGTGGGGAAGAAGCCCCCGATTTCACCCTGCCCACCGTGGCGGGCCAGTCCTTCACGCTCAGCAGCTTGCGCGGCAAGTACGTGCTGGTGGATTTCTGGGCCTCGTGGTGCGGCCCCTGCCGCCAGGAAAACCCGCGCCTGCGCAAGCTCTACGGGCAGTACCAGAGCCGGGGCCTGGAAATTGTGAGCGTGTCGGTGGACAGCGACGCGGGCAAGTGGCAGAAGGCCGTAACCCAGGACCAGCTGCCCTGGCCGCAGGTGTCGGATCTGAAAGGCTGGGACTCGCGGCCGGCCCAGCTCTACGGGGTGCTGGCCGTGCCCACCACTGTGCTCATCGACCCCAACGGGCGCATCCTGTCCCGTAACCTGCGGGCCGAGGCGCTGGAAAAGCGGCTGGCTCAGCTGCTGCCAGCCAGGTAG